A single Roseinatronobacter monicus DNA region contains:
- the mutT gene encoding 8-oxo-dGTP diphosphatase MutT produces the protein MKTVLVAAVALVDADGRILLAQRPEGKAMAGLWEFPGGKIESGETPEVALIRELQEELGIDTWASCLAPLTFASHSYDDFHLLMPLFICRKWEGQVSSQEGQALKWVRPADLRNYPMPAADLPLIPILRDWL, from the coding sequence GTGAAAACAGTTCTTGTCGCAGCCGTTGCGCTGGTCGATGCCGACGGGCGCATTTTGTTGGCGCAACGGCCCGAAGGCAAGGCGATGGCCGGGCTGTGGGAATTTCCCGGTGGCAAAATCGAGTCGGGAGAGACACCGGAAGTTGCCCTGATACGCGAATTGCAAGAAGAACTGGGCATCGACACATGGGCCAGTTGCCTGGCACCGCTGACTTTCGCCAGCCATTCCTATGATGACTTCCACCTGCTCATGCCGCTGTTCATCTGCCGCAAATGGGAGGGGCAGGTGTCCAGTCAGGAAGGGCAGGCGCTGAAATGGGTGCGCCCTGCCGATTTGCGCAACTATCCGATGCCCGCGGCTGATCTGCCACTGATTCCCATTCTGCGCGATTGGCTGTAA
- a CDS encoding Trm112 family protein, whose product MTQELPVKGLTNRHMLEALVCPVSNGRLNYDVQRQELISKAAHLAFPIRNGIPIMLIDEARDID is encoded by the coding sequence ATGACCCAAGAGCTGCCCGTCAAGGGGCTGACAAACCGCCATATGCTTGAAGCGTTGGTATGCCCTGTGTCGAATGGTCGGCTGAATTACGATGTGCAGCGCCAAGAATTAATCTCAAAAGCCGCGCATCTGGCGTTCCCGATCCGCAATGGTATTCCCATCATGCTGATAGATGAAGCGCGCGACATCGACTGA
- a CDS encoding LON peptidase substrate-binding domain-containing protein, giving the protein MTRIKDLPDVIPIFPLPGALLLPRARLPLHIFEPRYLAMIEDCMKTPQRLLGMIQSRDLPGSEEKTLHSIGCAGRLTAFSETEDGRYLITLTGISRFRVRKEITGFAPYRRTEADWADFTRDQGHEEKDPGLDRDRFFDLLQRFFTMHQLSTDWSSLKDAEDELLINSLSMLCPFEPDDKQALLEAPSLETRRETLVMLMEFGLHGGDDEMVQ; this is encoded by the coding sequence ATGACACGCATAAAAGACCTGCCAGATGTGATCCCGATTTTTCCGCTTCCAGGCGCGCTGCTTTTGCCGCGCGCCCGGTTGCCGCTGCACATATTCGAGCCGCGCTATCTGGCGATGATCGAGGATTGCATGAAAACGCCGCAGCGGCTGCTGGGCATGATCCAGTCACGCGATCTGCCGGGCAGCGAGGAGAAGACGCTGCACAGCATTGGATGCGCAGGCAGGTTGACAGCGTTTTCCGAAACCGAGGACGGGCGCTACCTTATCACGCTGACGGGTATCTCGCGGTTTCGGGTCCGCAAGGAGATTACGGGCTTCGCGCCCTATCGCCGGACAGAGGCAGACTGGGCCGATTTCACGCGCGATCAGGGGCACGAAGAAAAAGACCCCGGCCTTGACCGCGACCGCTTCTTTGACCTTCTGCAACGGTTTTTCACCATGCACCAGCTTTCTACTGATTGGAGCAGCCTGAAAGATGCAGAAGATGAGTTGCTGATCAACTCTCTGTCCATGCTCTGCCCGTTCGAGCCTGATGACAAACAGGCGCTGCTGGAAGCACCCTCTCTCGAAACACGGCGCGAAACACTTGTGATGTTGATGGAATTTGGCTTGCACGGTGGCGATGACGAGATGGTGCAATGA
- the trxA gene encoding thioredoxin has product MLELGTGNAADDANLIMDGSEQDFMVKVIEASQTVPVIVDFWAPWCGPCKTLGPALEAEVRAAKGKVRMVKINVDENQGIAAQLRVQSIPTVYAFFQGQPVDAFQGAQPASALKEFVSKLAAMAGDDGLGAALDEAEEMLEQGAVVDAAEVFAAVLGQEETNARAFGGLVRAQIAAGSLDQAEALLANGHPDIANSPEADAARAVLALARQAEQAGPVDELRAALEADPDNHQARFELAQALYATGEVEDAIEHLLELFRRDREWNEGAAKTQLFTIFEALKPSDPLAAKGRRRLSSMIFA; this is encoded by the coding sequence ATGTTGGAATTAGGCACAGGCAACGCCGCCGACGATGCAAATCTGATCATGGACGGATCAGAGCAAGATTTCATGGTCAAAGTAATCGAAGCCAGCCAGACAGTGCCGGTTATAGTCGATTTCTGGGCACCGTGGTGCGGACCGTGCAAGACACTTGGCCCGGCACTGGAAGCGGAAGTGCGCGCAGCCAAAGGCAAGGTGCGCATGGTCAAGATCAATGTCGATGAAAATCAGGGCATTGCGGCGCAGTTGCGCGTGCAGTCCATCCCGACAGTCTATGCCTTCTTTCAGGGCCAGCCGGTGGATGCCTTTCAGGGCGCACAACCTGCCTCCGCACTTAAGGAGTTTGTGAGCAAGCTTGCCGCGATGGCCGGTGATGACGGGCTTGGCGCGGCACTCGACGAAGCCGAAGAGATGCTGGAGCAAGGCGCAGTTGTTGACGCAGCAGAGGTGTTTGCCGCCGTGCTGGGGCAGGAAGAAACCAATGCCCGCGCCTTCGGCGGGCTCGTGCGCGCACAGATCGCGGCTGGCAGTCTGGATCAGGCCGAAGCGCTGCTGGCCAATGGCCACCCCGATATTGCCAACAGCCCCGAAGCCGATGCCGCGCGCGCCGTGCTTGCACTGGCGCGTCAGGCCGAGCAGGCAGGGCCAGTCGATGAGTTGCGCGCAGCGTTAGAGGCCGACCCAGATAATCATCAGGCCCGTTTCGAACTGGCGCAGGCACTATATGCCACGGGCGAGGTTGAAGACGCGATTGAGCATTTGCTGGAACTGTTTCGCCGCGACCGCGAGTGGAACGAGGGTGCCGCCAAAACCCAGCTTTTCACGATTTTTGAGGCGCTGAAACCCAGTGATCCACTGGCTGCCAAGGGGCGTCGCAGGTTAAGCTCAATGATATTTGCCTGA
- a CDS encoding exodeoxyribonuclease III has translation MTFTLATWNINSIRLRAQLVLKLLTEDAPDILCLQECKSPVDKIPFDLFAQAGYGHWVARGQKGYNGVAILSRLPLEDAGHIDWCGKGDARHVAAKLENGVTIHNCYIPAGGDVADRSVNEKFGHKLDTLTEMRDHFRDTRPEKSILVGDLNIAPREDDVWSHKQLLKVVSHTPIEVEHLADMQDAGAWVDITRQDIPEGQLYSWWSYRARDWDAADKGRRLDHIWASADIAASAHGSRIRRDARGWTQPSDHAPVFASFEV, from the coding sequence ATGACCTTTACCCTTGCGACATGGAACATCAATTCGATCCGGCTTCGAGCGCAACTTGTGCTGAAACTGCTGACCGAAGACGCGCCCGACATTCTGTGCCTTCAGGAGTGCAAAAGCCCCGTTGATAAAATTCCCTTCGATCTGTTTGCGCAGGCGGGCTATGGGCATTGGGTCGCACGCGGGCAAAAGGGGTATAACGGCGTCGCCATCCTGTCGCGCCTGCCCTTGGAAGATGCGGGTCACATCGACTGGTGCGGCAAGGGCGATGCGCGCCATGTCGCCGCAAAGCTGGAAAATGGCGTGACCATCCACAACTGCTATATCCCCGCAGGTGGTGATGTCGCTGACCGCTCTGTGAACGAGAAATTCGGCCACAAGCTAGATACTCTGACCGAAATGCGCGACCATTTCCGCGACACGCGCCCCGAGAAGTCCATTCTTGTGGGCGATCTGAACATCGCGCCGCGCGAAGATGATGTCTGGTCACACAAGCAATTGCTGAAAGTTGTGTCCCACACCCCGATTGAAGTGGAACATCTGGCCGACATGCAAGATGCCGGTGCTTGGGTGGACATCACACGCCAGGATATTCCCGAAGGGCAGCTGTATTCATGGTGGTCCTACCGGGCGCGCGACTGGGACGCCGCCGACAAGGGGCGCAGGCTCGACCATATCTGGGCCAGCGCCGACATTGCGGCATCCGCACACGGTTCTCGTATCCGGCGGGACGCGCGCGGATGGACGCAACCGTCAGATCATGCGCCTGTCTTTGCCAGCTTTGAGGTCTGA
- a CDS encoding response regulator transcription factor, with the protein MAKLNKILLVDDDDDLREALSEQLVMTDEFDVFEAANGAEAMEQVRAGQFDMAILDVGLPDTDGRELCKRMRKAGFKSPVIMLTGHDSDADTILGLDSGANDYITKPFKLPVLLARLRAQLRQHEQSENAVFQLGPYLFKPAQKMLLDENERKIRLTEKETNILKFLYRAPDGVVQRDVLLHEVWGYNAGVTTHTLETHIYRLRQKIEPDPSNVTLLVTESGGYRLAS; encoded by the coding sequence ATGGCAAAGCTGAATAAAATCTTGCTGGTAGATGATGATGACGATCTGCGCGAAGCATTGTCTGAACAACTGGTCATGACCGATGAATTCGATGTGTTCGAGGCCGCCAATGGCGCCGAGGCTATGGAACAGGTGCGCGCAGGCCAGTTTGATATGGCAATTCTGGATGTGGGCCTACCCGATACCGACGGGCGCGAATTGTGCAAACGGATGCGCAAGGCCGGGTTCAAATCGCCTGTCATCATGCTGACCGGGCACGATTCGGATGCAGACACCATTCTGGGGCTGGATTCGGGTGCGAATGACTACATTACCAAACCGTTCAAACTGCCGGTCTTGCTGGCGCGGTTGCGCGCACAGTTGCGCCAGCATGAACAGTCGGAAAATGCTGTCTTCCAGCTTGGCCCATATCTGTTCAAGCCAGCGCAGAAAATGCTGCTCGACGAGAATGAGCGCAAGATCAGGCTGACCGAGAAAGAGACGAACATTCTGAAATTCCTGTACCGCGCACCAGATGGCGTGGTTCAGCGCGACGTCTTGCTGCACGAGGTGTGGGGCTACAATGCAGGCGTCACCACCCACACGCTAGAGACGCATATCTACCGCCTGCGCCAGAAGATCGAGCCTGACCCCTCGAATGTAACCCTGTTGGTAACGGAATCGGGCGGCTATCGGCTTGCCTCATAA